The following are from one region of the Plasmodium gaboni strain SY75 chromosome 12, whole genome shotgun sequence genome:
- a CDS encoding putative membrane protein (conserved Plasmodium membrane protein, unknown function): MNKHIIDLIVNRRLLENKRIVNKHIIRLNLENIILNFDEYSKAYKKTHHDLLHNISIYTKIIKLDYNYLLYFYKNLVNPLLNDKNIKTDINFLSNIIHTFKKNERCNHILKELSEYILSKLNKNEEEIKYIIKDSDTSTNDLNTWINILHVFSKYKNINIIEILQKIIIQEEKHILSSNEYIINTNRKEKIDISYGKNNFFFFFFSVTPYKHNVYNINKEKKNIFLSLKKINYKLLDTLSPRTFSILINILTKIPVEPCNNFNAFVISKIKSMLKEFSNIDLCLIFESIYYYFKGNDKNFYLLNNMIYNEILKRIESFDLLQICLIFNHLRNYNFDYKKINTFISLFIMKIKKYYNLYQDVNIDRDKYILYTKDKKSLIEIMPMFFLSYIKNTPYLFPSYNLFSIFVNTQFFIINKYILYLKNNYYLQKQNGYKHTTYNYYYINLNNINQTLCNFFYAYSGYMHNTLTIYNSDNHKYIYIKHFYITLNNIYRFLYFFKFLYENNSYYLQNSKENFLLSIHKSQLLIFFYTFWSYISDILLYIYKYHNQHTIKILKNKNIYMCNNKSNCNIFNDIQTYLCKNKKKDDDHVIFSYIIKLSYLKKIYYILNLLDSTNLEDLMNESLKYNNTYITSIYKNIIDTLNNTQHPNSKRCYLFRRKIIGPYTASLLLQK, from the coding sequence atgaataaacatattatcGATTTGATAGTAAACCGTAGATTATTAGAAAACAAAAGAATTGttaataaacatataatacgattaaatttagaaaatattattttaaattttgaTGAATATTCCAAGGCTTACAAAAAAACACACCATGATTTGTTACATAATATTAGCATATacacaaaaataataaaattagattataattatttattatatttttataaaaatttgGTTAATCCATTATTgaatgataaaaatataaaaacagatattaattttttatcaaatattattcatacatttaaaaagaatgaaagatgtaatcatatattaaaagaacTGAGTGAATATATTCTATCAAAacttaataaaaatgaagaagaaataaaatatatcataaaagATAGTGATACATCGACAAATGATTTAAATACATGGATAAATATCCTACATgttttttcaaaatataagaatataaatattattgaaatattacaaaaaattataatacaagaagaaaaacatatattatcttctaatgaatatataataaatacgaatagaaaagaaaaaatagaCATATCatatggaaaaaataattttttttttttttttttttctgttaCACCTTATAAAcataatgtatataatataaataaagagaaaaaaaatatattcttatcattaaaaaagattaattataaattattagaTACATTAAGTCCTAGAACATTCAgtatattaataaatatattaacaaaaataCCTGTAGAACCatgtaataattttaatgCATTTGttatatcaaaaataaaaagtatgCTTAAGGAATTTTCAAATATAGATTTGTGTTTAATATTTGaaagtatatattattattttaaaggaaatgataaaaatttttatttattaaataatatgatttataatgaaatattaaaaagaatagAATCATTCGATCTTTTACAGATatgtttaatttttaatcatttaagaaattataattttgattataaaaaaattaatacatttatctcattatttataatgaaaattaaaaaatattataatttatatcaagatgtaaatatagatagagacaaatatattttatatacaaaagataaaaaatCTCTTATTGAAATAATGCCAATGTTTTTcttatcatatattaaaaatactccatatttatttccttcatataatttatttagtatatttgttaatactcaattttttattataaacaaatatatattatatttaaaaaataattattacttacaaaaacaaaatggatataaacatacaacatataattattattatataaatttaaataatattaatcaAACATTgtgtaattttttttatgcTTATTCAGGATATATGCATAACACATTAACGATATATAATTCTGAtaatcataaatatatatatatcaaacatttctatataactctcaataatatatatcgatttttatatttttttaaattcttatatgaaaataattcatattatttacaaaataGCAAAGAGaactttttattatcaatacATAAGTCACAActattaatttttttttatactttttggtcatatatatcagatatattattatatatatataaatatcataATCAGCATActattaaaatattaaaaaataaaaatatttatatgtgcaataataaatctaattgtaatatatttaatgaCATACAAACATATCTCTgcaaaaataaaaaaaaggacGATGACCatgttattttttcttatataataaaattatcatatttgaaaaaaatatattatatattaaatcTATTAGATTCTACAAATCTAGAGGATCTAATGAACGAatcattaaaatataacaacacatatataacttcaatttataagaatataatCGACACATTGAATAATACTCAGCATCCTAATTCCAAACGATGTTATTTATTcagaagaaaaataattgGCCCTTACACAGCATCGCTACTGCTTCAAAAATGA
- a CDS encoding leucine-rich repeat protein encodes MNNNCKIQKLKLENDIIYSSNLIINEDDIADFVSTLNIQKNINDKNYLIHNLNTVKEIQLSSLKINDWGLSILIPCILRSRRLTTLNLSNNSLTNDSANILSKCIKYLPHLRCLNLSNNLIKEEGAINIIQEFFQDHIKENSNPSNIYQVLNVEKKKNISTNNNKTNLSNCHDVIQPNHINNFIFENQNCNNILDYKQDKYIIPNEFNDSHHICNDDKNFEIFEDKTENEDLQEIDMSDNFLGNNFIIKLSDILHNKKDKRKYKIVIKNVAINNTSISYFLSKCKDVEILNISENNIISDNLPKDIEIFFDIQPNLKQLYLASICGDHPTGDNNINNNNHNDLYNNNHNDLYNNNHNDSHNKYYNDSYNDCDIIYNRMTSQNKIFTCLINNLYKAKNLRILCLSNNNINDENFKIFCLHIQHNKDNKIEEIDFSYNNITDLNPLNECLKNNDTLKIINLSNNHITDEKIKRFCYESLASNFNISELSLSYNKLSNNSCIYISDALINQATLIKNSLKETNEYVKQNSSSTQEDLDMYIKKMNYKKNDDKKNDDDKKNDDNKKNDDDKKFYDDKKFYDDKKFYDDNINFNTYKNPSNINNIYNTPNDQSCISIHNDNKQTHRTDKNHLNTYNNKEDINNINILKDIIINRHNEENNFFSCIGLSNFYRATDLSKNLYLQENRRNCIYKKNDHFNKLYNSNNIFSANCLKGLKFLNLSGCNINNEGISYLLKSLKTSLCTLEYLDISCCQDLSDNTYQEFTNLISYKKYKFLKNKNFIFKNLPLTVRGIPPMLIPLYDSEDNTDKSSTESDWWNYKKED; translated from the exons atgaataataattgtaagattcaaaaattaaaattagAAAATGACATTATATACTCCTCcaatttaataataaatgaagatGATATTGCCGATTTTGTTTCAACGTTAAAcattcaaaaaaatataaatgataaaaattatttaatacataATTTAAATACAGTCAAAGAAATACAATTAAGTAGCCTCAAAATTAATGATTGGGGTTTATCTATTCTTATACCCTGTATATTAAGAAGCAGAAGACTTACAACATTAAATCTCTCAAATAACAGTTTGACAAAT GATAGCGCCAACATTTTGTCAAAGTGTATAAAGTATTTGCCACATCTAAGGTGTCTCAATTTAtctaataatttaataaaagaagaaggggcaattaatattattcaagaattttttcaagatcatataaaagaaaattcAAACCCTAGTAACATTTATCAAGTACTTAatgtagaaaaaaaaaaaaatatttctacaaataataataaaactaATCTAAGCAATTGTCACGATGTAATACAACCTAATCATATAaacaattttatatttgaaaatcaaaattgtaataatattttagaCTACAAAcaagataaatatattattccCAATGAGTTTAATGATTCTCATCATATATGTAATGATGACAAAAATTTTGAAATCTTTGAAGATAAAACAGAAAATGAGGATCTACAAGAAATTGACATGTCAGATAATTTTTTAGGTAacaattttataattaaattaagTGATATcttacataataaaaaagacaaaaggaaatataaaattgttataaaaaatgtagccattaataatacatctatttcttattttctATCTAAATGTAAAGATgtagaaatattaaatatatcagaaaataatattatatctgATAACCTTCCAAAGGatattgaaatattttttgatatacAGCCAAATTTAAAACAATTATATTTAGCAAGTATATGTGGAGATCATCCAACAggtgataataatataaacaataaCAACCACaatgatttatataataacaatcacaatgatttatataataacaatcACAATGATTcacataataaatattataatgattCATATAATGATTGTGATATAATTTACAATAGAATGACTAGccaaaataaaatattcacatgcttaattaataatttatataaggCAAAAAATTTACGCATACTTTGCctttcaaataataatattaatgatgaaaacttcaaaatattttgtttacATATCCAACATAATAAAGACAATAAAATTGAAGAAATCgatttttcatataataatatcacAGATCTTAACCCTTTAAATGaatgtttaaaaaataacgacacattaaaaattatcaatttatctaataatcatataacagatgaaaaaataaaaagattTTGTTATGAAAGTCTTGCAAGCAATTTCAATATTTCTGAGCTCTCTTTAtcttataataaattatctAATAATTCTTGTATTTACATATCAGATGCCTTGATAAATCAGGCCACTCTCATTAAAAATTCTCTAAAAGAAACGAATGAATACGTAAAACAAAATTCTAGTTCAACACAGGAAGACTTGgatatgtatataaaaaaaatgaattataaaaaaaatgatgataaaaaaaatgatgatgataaaaaaaatgatgataataaaaaaaatgatgatgataaaaaattttatgatgataaaaaattttatgatgataaaaaattttatgatgataacataaattttaatacatataaaaacCCAAGcaacataaataatatttataacaCACCGAATGACCAATCTTGTATTTCAATCcataatgataataaacAAACACATAGAACAGATAAGAATCACTtgaatacatataataataaagaagatattaataatataaatatattaaaagatataataattaatagacataatgaagaaaataattttttttcatgtATAGGTTTATCAAATTTTTATAGAGCAACAGATTTAtcaaaaaatttatatctaCAAGAAAATCGTAGaaattgtatatataaaaaaaatgatcattttaataaattatataattcgaataatatattttcagCTAACTGTTTAAAAGGTCTCAAATTTCTTAATCTTTCAGgttgtaatataaataatgaaggTATTTcatatcttttaaaatcTTTAAAAACATCATTATGTACCTTAGAATATTTAGATATATCATGTTGTCAAGATTTAAGTGATAATACATATCAAGAATTTACTAATTTAATatcttataaaaaatataaatttctaaaaaataaaaattttatatttaaaaatttacCTCTCACTGTCAGAGGAATTCCACCTATGTTGATCCCTCTCTATGATTCTGAAGATAACACAGACAAGAGCAGCACAG AATCGGATTGGTGgaattataaaaaggaaGACTAA
- a CDS encoding hypothetical protein (conserved Plasmodium protein, unknown function), whose product MKKIKNDLIPFLHYDLKSAQSLVSFNKLLNKEYISGEIHKNIILNTNKKSSFLYFELGKNEVILGFKNTNHELYQKLLQIKDRKIFEINEQHKDNQEEDIADMIKDIKNYSYIQGGAIITFNKKLLKDYIQLKLKTFKELPNE is encoded by the coding sequence atgaaaaaaattaaaaacGATTTAATACCTTTTTTACACTACGATTTAAAGAGTGCACAGTCCTTAGtatcttttaataaacTACTAAATAAAGAATACATAAGCGGAGAGATTCataagaatataattttaaatacaaataaaaaatctagttttctttattttgaaCTTGGAAAAAATGAAGTAATCCTCGGATTTAAAAATACCAACCATGAATTATATCAAAAACTTTTACAGATCAAAGATCgtaaaatatttgaaataaATGAACAACATAAAGACAATCAAGAAGAAGACATAGCTGATATGATtaaagatattaaaaattattcatatattcaAGGAGGTGCTATCATAACAttcaataaaaaattattaaagGATTATATTCAGCTCAAATTAAAAACATTTAAAGAACTACCCAAcgaataa
- a CDS encoding putative protein phosphatase, with the protein MNDNKNVDESINEDNNNDNNNNNNNNIDVSINDNIHNNPSNIEGVKNLNHNTIQYKEEKNRDSNDSFFMNNKRSLICSHDDVMIKNEKKQRKYKVEESEETERNGFICKEEKDIEVEKKIKKECNNNIKYDNFILYCKNYDNIFDDINNDTNSNTTNNNTHGLYKNYCHVKNEPSADNYNVRSNEDIHKDMLDKSQYNNEKNIYNNEKNIYNNEKNIYNNEKNIYNNDDNIYNNDDNNDYDKYCGTQGKSYTDMPNLNTKDISNISEVGKEKDELEDNYNDEKKNELFEEHSFVYPSIYDIYPDEWFRANKYDDWLVHKLCKWLYNINDKLYFNIDKQEIYHVVENEFVRIEDSKQLCVNNKSNAEGYNSRRSLQNKSRGIMGDNQDNIFNNNDDDTDSDMDYEINDDTNLYNNNNNNNNNTYNCEDIFGSHDNMIERNALRDDDLNHKNNINIDYNNNDSDDLNGDNDDDNYIYDNNNNNNNNNSDIFNNSNNVIHTIDRPRDVDSSKTLNKKQSNEESFEEFSMVLEDDLVGGTFSKVGEHNKRENEDFYITKDILDLNNVSDSQGLCFYSGIFDGHGGSNCARYVMNHLKTNVIAKFRQSFLITCKKKFKEKGSKLNELSVELRALYDSCIKGFDMTDKNYIELSKKFNYKDGSTACVVLIYGPDDDGSLKVLCANCGDSGAFICHNKKPIKLSLRHKPDLQEERIRILKCGGIIANINGINRIITKHKDINNLNDNNNNNKSKDKTFLALSTSRSFGDISYKIPRKIVQCKPFISVYTIDFDLDSFLVLATDGVLNVLTDEEIIDIIWKNIHRKPEQAAEEVVKEATRRGSTDDKTCTVIFFYWRKDIFNTQPQDVNVNDLNNEEDKGEDINMFSSIF; encoded by the coding sequence ATGAATGATAATAAGAATGTGGATGAATCaataaatgaagataacaataatgataataataataataataataataatattgatgTATCTATAAATGATAACATACATAATAATCCAAGTAATATAGAAGGTGTAAAAAATTTGAATCATAATACAATACaatataaagaagaaaaaaatagaGATTCTAATGATTCcttttttatgaataataaaagatcTTTAATTTGTTCACATGATGATgtaatgataaaaaatgaaaaaaaacaaagaaAGTATAAAGTAGAAGAAAGTGAAGAAACGGAAAGAAATGGTTTTATATgtaaagaagaaaaagatatagaagtggaaaaaaaaataaaaaaagaatgtaataataatattaaatatgataattttatattgtattgtaaaaattatgataatatatttgatgatattaataatgatacTAATTCAAATACGACAAATAATAACACACATggattatataaaaattattgtCATGTAAAAAATGAACCATCTGcagataattataatgtaAGAAGTAATGAAGATATTCATAAGGATATGTTAGACAAATcacaatataataatgaaaagaatatatataataatgaaaagaatatatataataatgaaaagaatatatataataatgaaaagaatatatataataatgatgataatatatataataatgatgataataatgattatgataaatattGTGGAACACAAGGTAAGTCATATACAGACATGCCCAATTTAAATACAAAGgatatatcaaatatatcAGAGGTTggaaaagaaaaagatgaactagaagataattataatgatgaaaaaaagaatgaaTTATTTGAAGAACATAGTTTTGTGTATCCATCtatttatgatatatatcCTGATGAATGGTTTCGAGCCaataaatatgatgatTGGCTAGTACATAAATTATGTAAATggttatataatattaatgataaactttattttaatattgaTAAGCAAGAAATATATCATGTAGTAGAAAACGAATTTGTAAGAATAGAGGATTCAAAACAATTATgtgtaaataataaatcaaatGCTGAAGGATATAATTCAAGAAGGTcattacaaaataaaagtaGAGGAATAATGGGCGATAATCAggataatatatttaataataatgatgacGATACTGACAGTGATATGGATtatgaaataaatgatgataCGAATTTAtacaacaacaacaacaataataataataatacatataattgTGAGGATATTTTTGGTAGTCATGATAATATGATAGAAAGAAATGCTTTGCGAGATGATGATCTgaatcataaaaataatattaatatagaTTATAACAACAACGACAGTGATGATTTAAATGGtgataatgatgatgataattatatatatgataataataataataataataataataatagtgatatttttaataatagtaataatgTGATACATACCATTGATAGACCTAGAGATGTAGATAGTTCTAAaacattaaataaaaaacaatCGAATGAAGAATCCTTTGAAGAATTTAGTATGGTATTAGAAGATGACTTAGTAGGAGGAACGTTTAGTAAGGTTGGAGAACATAATAAAAGAGAGAATGAAgatttttatataactaAAGATATATTAGATTTAAATAATGTTTCTGATAGTCAAGgtttatgtttttatagTGGTATTTTTGATGGACATGGTGGTTCTAACTGTGCACGTTATGTTATGAATCACTTAAAAACAAATGTAATAGCAAAATTTAGACAGTCCTTTTTAATAAcatgtaaaaaaaaatttaaagaGAAAGGATCtaaattaaatgaattaaGTGTTGAATTAAGAGCATTATATGATAGTTGTATAAAAGGTTTTGATATGACtgataaaaattatattgaATTGTccaaaaaatttaattataaagatGGATCTACAGCATGTGTTGTCTTAATATATGGTCCAGATGATGATGGATCTTTAAAAGTATTATGTGCGAATTGTGGAGATTCAGGGGCTTTCATATGTCATAATAAGAAACCTATAAAATTATCTTTGAGACATAAACCTGATTTACAAGAAGAGAGAATAAGGATATTAAAATGTGGTGGAATAATAGCAAACATTAATGGTATTAATAGAATAATAACAAAACATAAggatataaataatttaaatgataataataataataataaaagtaaagATAAGACATTTCTTGCTTTATCTACATCACGATCGTTTGGAgatatatcatataaaataccTAGAAAAATTGTTCAATGTAAACCTTTTATAAGTGTATATACTATAGATTTTGATTTAGATTCTTTTCTTGTACTAGCAACAGATGGAGtattaaatgtattaaCTGATGAAGAAATTATAGATATTATATGGAAAAACATACATAGAAAACCTGAACAAGCAGCTGAAGAAGTAGTCAAAGAAGCAACACGAAGAGGTTCAACTGATGATAAAACATGTActgttatttttttttattggAGAAAGgatatttttaatacaCAACCTCAAGATGTTAATGTTAATGACTTGAATAATGAAGAAGACAAAGGAGAggatataaatatgttttcTTCAATTTTTTGA
- a CDS encoding putative 26S protease regulatory subunit 8, protein MATVDFDVRSNNLSEGLKNEMSEKNMENNNNSSSSGLNEEQVQSGIKRYYELKIEEYESIINKKLQNKKRLEAQRNELNARVRELCDEIQYLLEAASYVGEIVKPMGKNKVLVKINPEGKYVVDIARHINISHCTPNTRVALYNDSYKLHKILPSKVDPLVSLMKVEKVPDSTYEMVGGLDQQVKEVKEVIELPVKHPEIFESLGISQPKGVLLYGPPGTGKTLLARAVAHHTDCTFIRVSGSELVQKYIGEGSRMVRELFVMAREHAPSIIFMDEIDSIGSQRIEGEHGDSEVQRTMMELLNQLDGFESTQNIKVIMCTNRIDILDEALLRPGRIDRKIEFPNPNVEARMEILKIHSRKMNLMRGIDMLKIATDMNNCSGAEVKAVCTEAGMFALRERRVHVTQEDFEMAVAKVMKQDAEKNFTLRKLWK, encoded by the coding sequence aTGGCTACTGTTGATTTCGATGTAAGGTCAAATAATTTGTCAGAAGGATTAAAGAACGAAATGtcagaaaaaaatatggaaaataataataatagtagtaGTAGTGGTTTGAATGAAGAACAAGTACAGTCTGgaataaaaagatattacgaattaaaaatagaagaatatgaatcgattataaataagaaattacagaataaaaaaaggtTAGAAGCACAAAGAAATGAATTAAATGCTAGGGTACGTGAATTATGTGATGAAATACAATATTTATTAGAAGCAGCTTCATATGTAGGTGAAATTGTGAAACCAATGggtaaaaataaagtattagtaaaaataaaccCAGAAGGAAAATATGTTGTAGATATAGCTAgacatataaatatatctcATTGTACACCTAATACAAGAGTAgcattatataatgattcttataaattacataaaatattaccTAGTAAAGTAGATCCTTTAGTTTCTTTAATGAAAGTAGAAAAAGTTCCAGATTCTACTTATGAAATGGTAGGAGGATTAGATCAACAAGTTAAAGAAGTTAAAGAAGTAATTGAATTACCAGTTAAACATCCAGAAATTTTTGAATCATTAGGTATCTCACAACCTAAAGgtgttttattatatggACCACCAGGTACAGGCAAAACATTATTAGCAAGAGCAGTAGCACATCATACTGATTGTACTTTTATTAGAGTTTCGGGTTCTGAATTAGTTCAGAAATATATAGGAGAAGGTTCACGTATGGTCAGAGAATTATTTGTTATGGCTAGAGAACATGCACCAtcaattatttttatggATGAAATCGATTCAATTGGTAGTCAAAGAATCGAAGGAGAACATGGAGATTCAGAAGTACAAAGAACTATGATGGAATTGTTAAACCAACTAGACGGTTTTGAATCCACACAAAATATTAAAGTTATCATGTGTACTAATCGTATTGATATATTAGATGAAGCTCTATTAAGACCTGGACGTATAGATAGAAAAATAGAATTTCCAAATCCAAATGTAGAAGCACGTATGgaaattttaaaaatacataGTAGAAAAATGAATCTAATGAGAGGTATAGATATGCTCAAAATAGCAACAGATATGAATAATTGTTCAGGTGCAGAAGTAAAAGCTGTTTGCACAGAAGCTGGAATGTTTGCATTAAGAGAAAGAAGAGTACATGTAACACAAGAAGATTTTGAAATGGCAGTTGCTAAGGTTATGAAGCAAGATGCCGAGAAAAATTTTACTCTCAGAAAATTATGGAAATGA
- a CDS encoding hypothetical protein (conserved Plasmodium protein, unknown function), which translates to MDERFNKLIKKLKKKEKNNIKYNKEKNFIFHTIENNEPFNERIFNFNNIMYVNKKKNGREVKNYIDEYKHVYNNFEYNINMYFNKYVEDIINSSIIQRSELKIPKRKMKNTNYKKINIMGNLLNYEYVQYNNFYKSENEEKY; encoded by the coding sequence atggatgaaagatttaataaactaataaaaaaattaaaaaagaaagaaaagaataatataaagtataataaagaaaaaaactttatatttcatacaatagaaaataatgaacCTTTCAATGAAAgaatttttaattttaataatataatgtatgttaataaaaaaaaaaatggtaGAGAGgtaaaaaattatattgatgaatataaacatgtttataataattttgaatataatataaatatgtattttaataaatatgttgaggatataataaattctTCAATAATTCAAAGATCAGAATTAAAAATTCCTAAAAggaaaatgaaaaatacaaattataaaaaaatcaaTATAATGGGGAACCTATTAAATTATGAATATGttcaatataataatttttataaaagtGAAAATGAGGAGAAATAT
- a CDS encoding hypothetical protein (conserved Plasmodium protein, unknown function): MEYKKTKRTNQFIFEGSKHATKRQKINVSPQCKGILLSTISPRKMSTGIKEFINFLKLHFPEENVANGDVKIKDVATDDQDNDSDRKTSNVEKQLNEEIRKENSDYIRFAPLRNIIKNFTFIKFNNAMDKNPSDIVTQIFSMARNKKEKYILRNICKIIPFDCICKPHISPFIKTLLPLLKENFSKGLCVQENFTITNLLKLLNVSEEKTSELANKQDDPKEENKNGNENKNDDDNNKNDDDNNNKNDDDNNNKNDDD; encoded by the exons atggaatataaaaaaacGAAAAGAACTAATCAGTTTATATTTGAAGGAAGTAAACATGCCACAAAG AgacaaaaaataaatgtgAGTCCTCAATGTAAAGGAATACTTTTATCAACCATTTCACCTCGTAAAATGAGTACTGGtataaaagaatttattaattttttaaagttGCATTTCCCAGAAGAGAATGTAGCAAATGGAGATGTTAAAATTAAGGATGTTGCTACAGATGATCAAGATAATGATTCAGATAGAAAAACAAGTAACGTTGAAAAACaattaaatgaagaaatacGTAAAGAAAATTCAGATTATATTAGATTTGCTCCTTTgagaaatattataaaaaacTTTACATTCATCAAATTTAATAATGCAATGGATAAAAATCCATCAGATATTGTTACacaaatattttctatggctagaaataaaaaagaaaaatatatcttaagaaatatttgtaaaatTATTCCATTCGATTGTATATGTAAACCCCATATATCACCTTTTATTAAAACACTCCTTccattattaaaagaaaatttttcTAAAGGATTATGTGTGCAAGAAAACTTTACTATTACTAATTTGCTCAAGTTGCTGAACGTGTCAGAAGAAAAAACAAGTGAGCTAGCCAATAAGCAAGATGACCcaaaagaagaaaataaaaatggaaatgaaaataaaaatgatgatgataataataaaaatgatgatgataataataataaaaatgatgatgataataataataaaaatgatgatgat
- a CDS encoding putative cutA produces MYILTILIMFFTLFLRAEKRCKKLISYPLFLNNILNFNKLTKNNCFNKYKNKFQRKYHIKNKMENQESPFIAVYVTTPSKEVAEKISYVLLEEKLVSCVNIIPGILSLYHWKGEIAKDNEVLMMIKTKKHLFEEIVKFVKSNHPYEIPEVIAVPIEHGSKDYLDWVNNSVKKI; encoded by the exons ATGTATATACTTACCATTTTGATAATGttttttacattatttCTGAGAGCAGAAAAAAGGTGTAAGAAATTAATTTCATATcctctttttttaaacaatattttaaatttcAATAAGCTAACTAAAAATAATTGTTTcaataaatacaaaaataaatttcaaagaaaatatcatataaaaaataaaatggaAAATCAGGAATCTCCATTCATAGCAGTGTATGTTACAACCCCAAGTAAGGAGGTAGCTGAAAAG atatcttatgtattattagaagaaaaattaGTAAGTTGTGTAAATATTATCCCTGGTATTCTTAGTTTGTATCACTGGAAAGGAGAAATAGCT AAAGACAACGAAGTattaatgatgataaaaacaaaaaaacaTCTTTTTGAAGAAATTGTAAAATTTGTAAAATCAAATCATCCATATGAAATACCAGag GTTATTGCTGTTCCTATAGAACATGGAAGTAAA GATTATTTAGATTGGGTAAACAATTCAgtgaagaaaatataa